A single genomic interval of Piliocolobus tephrosceles isolate RC106 chromosome 7, ASM277652v3, whole genome shotgun sequence harbors:
- the LOC113223428 gene encoding DENN domain-containing protein 3-like isoform X2: MAEAASQHLSLPSRLLELCALLGASRDSLQSLEQVAQKKGVKHLSALDPEVLSIFVPPFISKEDSQMAGANCGTLGKTRRRSFRKKRERPRPEQWKGLPGPSRVPEPEDVTVPDGVDLLALPQLCFPGGVCVATEPKEDRVHFLVLTDVCGNRTYGVVAQYYRPLHDEYCFYNGTTHGEPSRPAVGAAGCFVPYAVCVVSRFPYYNSLKDCLSW; encoded by the exons ATGGCGGAGGCCGCGTCGCAGCACTTGTCGCTGCCCTCGAGGCTGCTGGAGCTGTGCGCGCTGCTGGGCGCCTCCCGGGACAGCCTCCAAAGCCTCGAGCAG gtTGCTCAGAAAAAGGGAGTCAAACATCTTTCTGCTCTTGATCCAGAGGTCTTGTCCATTTTCGTGCCTCCTTTTATCAGTAAAGAGGACAGTCAAATGGCTGGTGCAAACTGTGGCACTCTCGGTAAAACCAGGAGGCGCTCcttcagaaagaagagagagaggcccAGACCAGAGCAGTGGAAGGGCCTCCCGGGGCCCTCCAGAGTGCCAGAGCCTGAGGATGTCACCGTCCCGGACGGCGTGGACCTCCTTGCCCTGCCCCAGCTGTGCTTCCCAG GGGGTGTGTGCGTGGCCACTGAACCCAAGGAGGATCGCGTCCACTTCCTGGTGCTGACCGATGTCTGCGGGAATAGGACCTATGGCGTGGTGGCCCAGTACTACCGGCCCCTGCAC GATGAGTACTGTTTCTACAATGGCACAACGCACGGGGAGCCATCCCGGCCAGCTGTGGGCGCTGCTGGCTGCTTCGTGCCCTACGCCGTGTGCGTGGTCTCCAGGTTCCCCTATTACAACTCCCTCAAGGACTGCCTCTCCTGGTGA